The following coding sequences lie in one Silene latifolia isolate original U9 population chromosome 5, ASM4854445v1, whole genome shotgun sequence genomic window:
- the LOC141657276 gene encoding uncharacterized protein LOC141657276 isoform X2, protein MMILKKVFNKSISRRACSSFNLTSMSTVEDQFGLQKWSRTNGVTTRSLFSVSNVIAKDSEAYGDFYFGEGTKQLLVAVNSEVVRTKTSRRTTMRDILLEPRSPAFLKQQQQGVVRSCSDALASHTRNYSSLGIDTFPGYSQSRGPLLQKLPKCVKIVEVGPRDGLQNEKSIVPTDVKIKLIKMLASSGLSVVEATSFVSPKWVPQLADAKAVMEAIRHQGGRFPVLIPNLKGFEAAVAAGAKEVAIFASASESFSKSNINCSIEESLKRYHDVAIAAKKHSLPVRGYISCVVGCPVEGTVSPSQVAYVAKELSNMGCYEISLGDTIGIGTPGTVIPMLEAVMDVLPVEKLAVHFHDTYGQALSNILISLQMGISAVDSSIAGLGGCPYAKGASGNVATEDVVYMLNGLGVETNIDMQKLLLAGDFICKHLGRASGSKAATALTKTLAHASKLGLNDLILCSILLWD, encoded by the exons ATGATGATATTGAAAAAGGTTTTCAACAAGTCGATTTCGAGAAGGGCTTGCTCATCTTTTAATTTAACGTCTATGTCGACTGTTGAAGATCAATTTGGTCTTCAGAAATGGTCTAGAACAAATGGTGTTACAACCAGAAGCTTGTTTTCtgtaagtaatgttatagcaaaaGATTCAGAAGCTTATGGGGATTTTTACTTTGGAGAAGGGACTAAGCAGCTTCTGGTAGCGGTCAA TTCTGAAGTTGTAAGAACCAAAACTTCAAGGAGAACGACAATGAGGGACATACTCTTAGAACCTAGGTCACCTGCTTTTCTGAAGCAGCAGCAGCAGGGAGTGGTTAGAAGTTGTTCTGATGCCCTGGCGTCACACACTCGTAACTACAGTTCACTAGGCATTGATACGTTTCCAGGATACAGTCAGAGTAGG GGGCCACTTTTACAGAAGTTGCCGAAATGTGTGAAGATAGTAGAAGTTGGACCGAGAGATGGCCTCCAGAACGAGAAAAGTATAGTACCTACTGATGTAAAAATCAAGTTGATAAAGATGCTTGCTTCTTCTGGCCTGTCGGTTGTTGAGGCTACTAGTTTCGTGTCCCCTAAATGGGTGCCTCAA CTTGCAGATGCGAAGGCCGTCATGGAAGCAATCCGACATCAaggtggtaggtttcctgtactgaTCCCTAATCTCAAG GGTTTTGAAGCAGCCGTTGCAGCTGGTGCCAAGGAAGTGGCGATTTTTGCTTCAGCTTCAGAGTCCTTCTCAAAGTCAAACATTAATTGTAGCATTGAAGAGAGTCTCAAACGATACCATGATGTAGCTATTGCTGCAAAGAAACACTCTTTGCCTGTTCGTGG GTACATATCATGCGTTGTGGGGTGCCCAGTTGAAGGAACCGTATCTCCATCTCAAGTAGCATATGTTGCTAAAGAGCTATCTAACATGGGATGTTACGAGATCTCTCTTGGTGATACAATAGGTATCGGGACGCCTG GTACTGTTATTCCAATGCTTGAAGCTGTTATGGATGTTCTCCCTGTTGAGAAGCTTGCTGTCCATTTTCATGATACATATGGACAAGCTCTCTCCAACATCCTCATCTCCCTTCAA ATGGGCATTAGTGCAGTGGATTCGTCTATTGCAGGCCTTGGTGGCTGTCCATACGCTAAGGGTGCATCGGGTAACGTAGCCACTGAGGATGTAGTATATATGCTCAATGGACTAGGAGTAGAAACTAACATCGACATGCAGAAACTCTTACTGGCTGGTGATTTCATCTGCAAGCACCTGGGACGGGCATCTGGGTCAAAGGCGGCCACTGCGTTGACAAAAACCCTTGCTCATGCATCCAAGTT GGGCCTCAATGATCTGATACTCTGCTCCATCCTTCTTTGGGACTAG
- the LOC141657276 gene encoding uncharacterized protein LOC141657276 isoform X1: protein MMILKKVFNKSISRRACSSFNLTSMSTVEDQFGLQKWSRTNGVTTRSLFSVSNVIAKDSEAYGDFYFGEGTKQLLVAVNSEVVRTKTSRRTTMRDILLEPRSPAFLKQQQQGVVRSCSDALASHTRNYSSLGIDTFPGYSQSRGPLLQKLPKCVKIVEVGPRDGLQNEKSIVPTDVKIKLIKMLASSGLSVVEATSFVSPKWVPQLADAKAVMEAIRHQGGRFPVLIPNLKGFEAAVAAGAKEVAIFASASESFSKSNINCSIEESLKRYHDVAIAAKKHSLPVRGYISCVVGCPVEGTVSPSQVAYVAKELSNMGCYEISLGDTIGIGTPGTVIPMLEAVMDVLPVEKLAVHFHDTYGQALSNILISLQMGISAVDSSIAGLGGCPYAKGASGNVATEDVVYMLNGLGVETNIDMQKLLLAGDFICKHLGRASGSKAATALTKTLAHASKLGASTSFGVQGSEIKR, encoded by the exons ATGATGATATTGAAAAAGGTTTTCAACAAGTCGATTTCGAGAAGGGCTTGCTCATCTTTTAATTTAACGTCTATGTCGACTGTTGAAGATCAATTTGGTCTTCAGAAATGGTCTAGAACAAATGGTGTTACAACCAGAAGCTTGTTTTCtgtaagtaatgttatagcaaaaGATTCAGAAGCTTATGGGGATTTTTACTTTGGAGAAGGGACTAAGCAGCTTCTGGTAGCGGTCAA TTCTGAAGTTGTAAGAACCAAAACTTCAAGGAGAACGACAATGAGGGACATACTCTTAGAACCTAGGTCACCTGCTTTTCTGAAGCAGCAGCAGCAGGGAGTGGTTAGAAGTTGTTCTGATGCCCTGGCGTCACACACTCGTAACTACAGTTCACTAGGCATTGATACGTTTCCAGGATACAGTCAGAGTAGG GGGCCACTTTTACAGAAGTTGCCGAAATGTGTGAAGATAGTAGAAGTTGGACCGAGAGATGGCCTCCAGAACGAGAAAAGTATAGTACCTACTGATGTAAAAATCAAGTTGATAAAGATGCTTGCTTCTTCTGGCCTGTCGGTTGTTGAGGCTACTAGTTTCGTGTCCCCTAAATGGGTGCCTCAA CTTGCAGATGCGAAGGCCGTCATGGAAGCAATCCGACATCAaggtggtaggtttcctgtactgaTCCCTAATCTCAAG GGTTTTGAAGCAGCCGTTGCAGCTGGTGCCAAGGAAGTGGCGATTTTTGCTTCAGCTTCAGAGTCCTTCTCAAAGTCAAACATTAATTGTAGCATTGAAGAGAGTCTCAAACGATACCATGATGTAGCTATTGCTGCAAAGAAACACTCTTTGCCTGTTCGTGG GTACATATCATGCGTTGTGGGGTGCCCAGTTGAAGGAACCGTATCTCCATCTCAAGTAGCATATGTTGCTAAAGAGCTATCTAACATGGGATGTTACGAGATCTCTCTTGGTGATACAATAGGTATCGGGACGCCTG GTACTGTTATTCCAATGCTTGAAGCTGTTATGGATGTTCTCCCTGTTGAGAAGCTTGCTGTCCATTTTCATGATACATATGGACAAGCTCTCTCCAACATCCTCATCTCCCTTCAA ATGGGCATTAGTGCAGTGGATTCGTCTATTGCAGGCCTTGGTGGCTGTCCATACGCTAAGGGTGCATCGGGTAACGTAGCCACTGAGGATGTAGTATATATGCTCAATGGACTAGGAGTAGAAACTAACATCGACATGCAGAAACTCTTACTGGCTGGTGATTTCATCTGCAAGCACCTGGGACGGGCATCTGGGTCAAAGGCGGCCACTGCGTTGACAAAAACCCTTGCTCATGCATCCAAGTT GGGTGCTTCTACAAGTTTTGGGGTTCAGGGGAGCGAGATAAAAAGATAG
- the LOC141655231 gene encoding uncharacterized protein LOC141655231: MDNRSVIPYNPYLLAMFDCHMNMEVCTTIKAVKYLYKYVYKGHDRISFNVAGEGPATFVDEIERYQAGRWVSPPEAAWRIFGFHLFDTYPPVQPLPVHLPNSQLIRFANHESLEDIVADEQRTKTMLTEFFRANCENDDGPKYLYSEFPEHFVWDGNRTGWRARERGISIGRVAHAAPGEGERYYLRVLLAHVRGPKSFEDLLTVDDVVSASFQEAALRRGLLEEDNVAESCMDEAVQVEMPHALRRLFATILIFSSPNNPQNFWDKYFPALSEDFKKRYGDDGHKILLMTATKVEQYLEGMGKTFADFGLAHLHFEEDAVVQGTRDITDALNAPVPLAQLASRKELNVGQMSQCCV, translated from the coding sequence ATGGACAATCGATCAGTCATTCCTTATAACCCTTACCTTCTTGCAATGTTTGACTGCCACATGAATATGGAAGTGTGTACTACCATCAAAGCAGTGAAGTATCTTTACAAGTACGTGTACAAAGGTCATGATCGCATCTCATTCAATGTTGCGGGTGAAGGACCAGCTACGTTCGTTGATGAGATAGAGAGGTACCAAGCTGGTAGGTGGGTTTCTCCCCCAGAAGCGGCTTGGAGAATATTTGGATTTCATCTTTTTGACACGTACCCACCTGTTCAGCCACTGCCCGTGCATTTGCCTAATAGTCAGCTCATCAGGTTTGCCAATCATGAATCGTTAGAAGACATAGTTGCTGATGAGCAGAGAACAAAGACTATGTTGACTGAATTTTTCCGCGCAAACTGTGAAAACGACGACGGACCAAAGTACCTATATAGTGAATTCCCAGAACATTTTGTTTGGGATGGAAACCGAACGGGCTGGAGAGCAAGGGAACGTGGAATTTCTATTGGAAGAGTTGCACATGCTGCTCCCGGAGAAGGGGAGCGTTACTACCTTAGGGTATTGCTCGCACATGTCAGAGGGCCAAAATCATTCGAAGACTTGTTGACGGTTGACGACGTCGTTTCTGCATCGTTTCAGGAAGCCGCTCTTAGAAGAGGATTACTCGAGGAGGATAATGTGGCGGAAAGTTGCATGGATGAGGCCGTTCAGGTAGAAATGCCACATGCTCTCCGACGGCTATTCGCAACAATCCTGATATTCAGCTCCCCAAACAACCCCCAAAATTTTTGGGACAAATATTTTCCAGCGCTCTCAGAAGACTTCAAAAAACGTTATGGTGATGACGGGCACAAGATCTTGCTGATGACAGCTACAAAAGTAGAGCAGTATTTGGAAGGCATGGGTAAGACATTTGCGGACTTCGGCCTCGCACACTTACATTTTGAAGAAGATGCGGTAGTGCAAGGCACCCGGGATATTACTGACGCTCTTAATGCTCCTGTGCCTCTTGCACAACTAGCATCTAGGAAAGAATTAAATGTAGGCCAAATGAGTCAATGCTGCGTATAA
- the LOC141655232 gene encoding uncharacterized protein LOC141655232 gives MEHVKNGRPGAFFIDGPGGTGKTFLYGALYAKVRSMGKICLPTATSGIAASNLPTGRTVHSRFKIPLDTDESLTCDVPKQGSLACLLREASLIIWDEASMAKKENIQAVNLLLQDVCSSPVLFGGKIVVFGGDFRQVLPVLPRRTQQEAVDASIVSSEIWPSLQKFQLTENIRARALVLDFLSKLGNGDLAILTPRNSDVDAVNKLLIEKFPGDSYCYKSFDSVVDDCSNVYPAEFLNTLCPPGMTPHELVVKKNSPVILLRNIDPAAGLCNGTRLICKSFFPNMIECEISTGFYTGERVFLPRITLKPSKSSKFPINFQRRQFPIKLSFAMTINKAQGQTLQRVGVFLPKPCFSHGQLYVALSRARTAKQLKVLNGMAEDEGDRSELKNIISFEMLRRAGIKP, from the exons ATGGAACATGTGAAGAATGGGAGGCCAGGAGCCTTTTTCATTGACGGCCCGGGTGGGACTGGGAAAACTTTCTTATACGGTGCGTTGTATGCAAAGGTTCGTTCAATGGGAAAGATATGTTTGCCAACCGCAACGTCAGGGATTGCAGCGTCCAATTTACCGACTGGTAGGACTGTTCATTCCAGATTCAAAATACCACTGGATACTGATGAGTCATTAACCTGTGATGTTCCAAAACAGGGCAGCCTAGCTTGCTTATTAAGAGAAGCTTCACTCATAATTTGGGATGAGGCCTCAATGGCTAAAAAAGAGAACATTCAGGCTGTTAATTTGCTGCTCCAGGATGTATGTAGTAGTCCAGTTTTGTTTGGGGGGAAAATAGTGGTTTTCGGTGGCGATTTTCGGCAGGTGCTACCTGTTTTGCCACGTCGTACTCAACAAGAGGCTGTAGATGCTAGCATAGTTAGTTCTGAAATCTGGCCAAGCCTTCAAAAGTTTCAGCTCACAGAAAACATTCGAGCGCGTGCACTTGTTCTCGACTTTCTATCGAAGCTTGGAAACGGGGACTT GGCAATACTGACGCCAAGAAATTCTGATGTTGATGCTGTCAACAAATTGTTGATAGAAAAGTTTCCTGGGGATAGCTATTGTTATAAGAGCTTTGACAGTGTTGTCGATGATTGCTCAAACGTCTATCCTGCTGAGTTTCTGAATACACTTTGCCCTCCTGGAATGACTCCACACGAGTTGGTGGTTAAAAAAAATTCCCCCGTCATCTTATTAAGGAACATCGACCCTGCAGCAGGCCTGTGTAATGGGACACGCCTTATTTGCAAGAGTTTTTTCCCGAACATGATTGAATGTGAAATTTCTACTGGTTTTTACACTGGGGAGCGAGtttttcttccaagaatcactcTAAAACCATCTAAAAGCTCGAAATTCCCCATTAATTTCCAGAGGAGACAATTTCCAATTAAACTTAGTTTTGCAATGACAATAAACAAAGCTCAGGGGCAAACACTGCAACGCGTTGGAGTTTTTCTACCAAAGCCATGTTTTTCACACGGACAGTTATACGTCGCGCTTTCTAGAGCCAGAACAGCAAAACAACTAAAGGTGCTTAATGGGATGGCCGAAGATGAAGGTGATAGATCTGAGCTAAAAAATATCATCTCCTTTGAGATGCTTAGAAGAGCCGGGATAAAGCCGTGA